From a region of the Paraburkholderia caribensis genome:
- a CDS encoding LysM peptidoglycan-binding domain-containing protein, with translation MTDDSSIYTVQPGDTLSVIAGKRGVPWKDIARANEIGDPRSLQVGQQLRIPKRAGKITTNTLDAEHNPLPNASYRIRSGDKLVSGKTSKSGQLEAFWPDFEGQTVEIFFQKLNGEWKKVYETVAEETNKLVTLVSPRLKISMQTQPHPQNGEARSKPPQPAPKAPPAGDQTDSSFAPGKGVKTTQTADAAGAAAVKVTSDDASLDEFLDKYTGDPITEKDFEDAAKEIGCKVNVIKAVHQTEVGGGSFTTVDGRTVPKILYERHYFYKLSGGKYWDTNPDLSWPTGYYRLKTKYIKKTMQLKGEDGQTRDVDVWVRYNAKKDKDHAKDAETAQELIDDGVLTKERDTYGSLSYRRLRKAFKLDASAALQACSWGAFQIMGSNYKTLGYATVQEMVKDMSRSERPHLKGFVNFVKADPALVKAAKNEDFAAFASRYNGPTYKENDYDTKMKNNFDAFEKADAAKKSQKDKVK, from the coding sequence ATGACGGATGATTCTTCTATCTACACGGTTCAGCCTGGCGACACCTTGAGCGTTATCGCCGGCAAGAGGGGCGTGCCGTGGAAAGACATCGCGCGTGCCAACGAAATCGGCGACCCGCGTTCGCTACAGGTCGGACAGCAACTGCGCATTCCGAAGAGAGCCGGCAAGATCACCACGAACACGCTCGACGCCGAGCACAACCCGCTGCCGAATGCGTCGTACCGTATTCGCAGCGGCGACAAGCTCGTGTCGGGCAAGACATCGAAGTCGGGGCAGCTGGAAGCGTTCTGGCCGGACTTCGAAGGACAGACTGTCGAGATCTTTTTTCAGAAGCTCAATGGCGAGTGGAAGAAGGTGTATGAAACAGTCGCGGAAGAGACCAACAAGCTGGTCACGCTGGTCAGCCCTCGGCTGAAGATTTCCATGCAGACGCAGCCGCATCCCCAGAACGGCGAAGCGCGGAGCAAGCCGCCGCAGCCGGCTCCAAAGGCGCCGCCTGCCGGCGATCAGACCGATTCGTCATTCGCACCGGGCAAAGGCGTCAAGACGACGCAGACGGCCGACGCGGCAGGCGCGGCCGCCGTGAAGGTCACGAGCGATGACGCATCGCTCGATGAGTTTCTCGACAAGTACACGGGCGACCCGATCACCGAGAAAGATTTCGAGGATGCCGCCAAGGAGATCGGCTGCAAGGTCAACGTGATCAAGGCCGTTCACCAGACGGAAGTGGGCGGCGGCAGCTTCACGACTGTCGATGGCAGAACGGTGCCGAAGATTCTTTACGAGCGGCACTATTTCTACAAGCTGTCGGGCGGAAAGTATTGGGACACCAATCCGGATCTGTCCTGGCCCACGGGCTATTACCGTCTGAAGACGAAGTACATCAAGAAGACGATGCAGCTCAAAGGCGAAGACGGCCAGACGCGCGACGTCGATGTCTGGGTACGCTACAACGCGAAAAAGGACAAGGATCACGCGAAGGATGCCGAAACCGCGCAGGAACTGATCGACGATGGCGTGTTGACGAAAGAGCGCGATACGTATGGTTCGCTGAGCTACCGGCGTTTGCGCAAGGCGTTCAAGCTCGATGCGTCCGCTGCATTGCAGGCGTGTTCCTGGGGCGCGTTCCAGATCATGGGCTCGAACTACAAGACCTTGGGCTATGCCACCGTGCAGGAGATGGTGAAGGATATGTCGAGGTCGGAGCGTCCGCATCTGAAGGGCTTCGTCAACTTCGTCAAGGCGGACCCGGCGCTCGTGAAAGCCGCGAAGAACGAAGACTTTGCTGCATTTGCGTCCCGCTACAATGGTCCGACGTACAAAGAGAACGACTACGACACGAAGATGAAGAATAACTTCGATGCGTTCGAGAAAGCCGACGCCGCGAAGAAGAGTCAAAAGGACAAAGTAAAGTGA